A stretch of the Nicotiana tabacum cultivar K326 chromosome 6, ASM71507v2, whole genome shotgun sequence genome encodes the following:
- the LOC107765736 gene encoding putative pectinesterase/pectinesterase inhibitor 59 → MTIYKFNSLLLLFFSLSLSLHQSLSIDEETSNDINWWCSKTPHPEPCKYFMSGDSFKPQNKSEFRTMTVQVALDHVIQVQAHAKNVSQHCRGKRKQLVWMDCDKLMDDTVLQLNRSLDGIKSNSSSDFDAQTWLSASMTNIETCLSGSNDLNVSNILQPNLSTNVSQLISNCLAMNGEFVDWENTTQVGGFPNWLTASERVLLHSSSIDLMATKANYVVAKDRSGHFRSIQSAINYATSRRVGNQRIVIYIKRGVYRENILIGPTMGKIMLVGAGLRYTVITGSRSVAAGYTTYSTATLGVDGIGFIARGMTFRNTAGPQNGQAVALRSASDLSVFYGCGFEGYQDTLFVQSQRQFYKSCYIYGTIDFIFGNAAVVFQNCMIYVRRPLWGQVNVITAQGRNDPFQNTAISIHNSRIMAAPDLRPVVRSFQTYLGRPWQQYSRTVIMKTYIDSLVNRAGWLTWLDSNFALSTLYYAEYGNIGPAASTRYRVKWPGYHVIKSGNVASKYTVASLIAGRAWLPSTGVPFTAGL, encoded by the exons ATGACAATTTATAAGTTCAATTCTTTACtccttttgttcttttctctaTCTTTGTCCCTACATCAATCTTTATCAATTGATGAAGAAACAAGTAATGACATTAACTGGTGGTGTAGCAAAACTCCTCACCCCGAGCCATGTAAATACTTCATGTCCGGAGATTCTTTCAAACCCCAGAACAAATCCGAATTTCGAACTATGACAGTCCAAGTTGCTTTAGATCACGTAATTCAAGTACAGGCCCATGCAAAAAATGTAAGCCAACATTGCAGGGGAAAACGTAAGCAGTTAGTATGGATGGATTGTGACAAGCTAATGGATGATACAGTTCTCCAATTAAACCGTAGTCTTGACGGCATTAAATCAAATTCAAGTTCAGATTTTGATGCTCAAACTTGGCTTAGTGCCTCAATGACAAACATTGAAACATGTTTATCGGGATCAAATGATCTTAACGTATCCAATATCTTACAGCCGAATTTGTCTACTAATGTTTCGCAGCTGATTAGTAACTGTTTGGCTATGAATGGGGAGTTCGTGGACTGGGAAAATACAACACAAGTTGGTGGATTTCCAAATTGGCTCACGGCTAGTGAAAGAGTGTTGTTACATTCCTCGTCGATAGATTTGATGGCTACGAAGGCTAATTATGTGGTGGCTAAAGATAGATCGGGTCATTTTCGGTCTATTCAGTCTGCAATTAATTATGCAACTTCAAGAAGAGTTGGAAATCAGAGGATTGTGATATATATAAAAAGGGGTGTTTATAGGGAGAATATATTGATAGGTCCTACTATGGGAAAGATTATGTTAGTTGGTGCTGGCTTGAGATACACTGTAATCACGGGCAGCCGCAGTGTTGCTGCAGGTTACACAACTTACAGTACTGCAACTCTTG GGGTGGACGGAATTGGATTCATTGCTCGAGGCATGACATTCAGAAACACAGCAGGGCCACAAAATGGCCAAGCAGTAGCTCTCCGATCCGCATCTGATCTTTCAGTGTTCTACGGCTGTGGTTTCGAAGGATACCAAGATACCCTCTTTGTCCAATCCCAACGACAGTTCTACAAATCATGTTATATCTACGGCACCATAGACTTCATCTTCGGCAACGCCGCAGTTGTTTTCCAAAATTGCATGATTTACGTCCGAAGACCCTTATGGGGTCAAGTGAACGTGATCACAGCACAAGGCAGAAACGACCCTTTTCAGAACACTGCAATTTCAATTCATAACTCTCGGATAATGGCAGCACCTGATCTTCGGCCCGTGGTTCGGTCGTTTCAGACATATTTGGGACGTCCGTGGCAGCAATATTCAAGAACGGTTATAATGAAGACTTATATTGACAGTTTGGTAAATCGAGCAGGTTGGTTAACTTGGTTAGATTCTAATTTTGCGTTGAGCACTTTGTACTATGCGGAATATGGTAATATTGGACCAGCGGCTTCGACAAGGTATAGGGTAAAGTGGCCTGGTTATCATGTGATAAAGAGTGGGAATGTTGCTTCGAAATATACTGTTGCTAGCCTTATTGCTGGAAGGGCATGGCTGCCTTCTACTGGTGTGCCATTCACTGCGGGGCTCTAA